A genomic segment from Salvia splendens isolate huo1 chromosome 13, SspV2, whole genome shotgun sequence encodes:
- the LOC121761289 gene encoding mitochondrial pyruvate carrier 1-like: MASFRAFLNSPVGPKTTHFWGPVANWGFVIAGLVDMKKPPEMISGNMTGAMCVYSALFMRFAWMVQPRNYLLLACHASNETVQLYQLSRWAKGQGYLGEKKAEASPQ, from the exons ATGGCTTCTTTTAGAGCGTTCTTGAACAGTCCTGTTGGCCCAAAAACAACTCACTTTTGGGGCCCTGTTGCTAACTGGGGTTTCGTCATTGCT GGACTAGTAGACATGAAAAAACCTCCGGAAATGATTTCTGGCAATATGACTGGAG CAATGTGCGTATATTCTGCATTGTTCATGAGGTTTGCTTGGATGGTTCAGCCGCGCAACTACCTGTTACTTGCCTGCCATGCTTCAAATGAGACCGTGCAACTCTATCAACTCTCCCGCTGGGCCAAGGGTCAAGG GTACTTGGGAGAGAAGAAAGCCGAGGCCTCGCCTCAGTGA